Proteins encoded together in one Cicer arietinum cultivar CDC Frontier isolate Library 1 chromosome 4, Cicar.CDCFrontier_v2.0, whole genome shotgun sequence window:
- the LOC101491022 gene encoding uncharacterized protein isoform X2 — protein sequence MSIQSMSIIHNLKSATYVFSSSSSSLRNASTFPTQLSFKVPIFCSNSSPLSRRIFLPSVSGIWDALTGGGNNNTHVAVLAIRRGMSLFRQGDVLGSVAEFDRAIELDPRQKAYLWQRGLSLYYLDRFEEGAEQFRLDVAQNPNDTEESIWCFLCEAQLYGVDEARKRYLELVAAFSNSRDGEYFYASLYAGLFYESQNESDAAKVHIVAACQSSYGQRSDDYMASLSKVHCLCRNWIFS from the exons ATGTCTATACAGTCCATGTCCATTATCCACAACCTTAAATCCGCCACCTATGTCttctcttcctcttcctcttctTTGCGCAACGCTTCCACATTCCCGACTCAATTATCTTTCAAAGTACCCATCTTTTGCTCCAATTCTTCACCTCTTTCTCGTAGAATCTTCCTTCCATCGGTTTCCGGCATCTGGGACGCCTTGACCGGCGGCGGCAATAACAATACCCACGTAGCCGTTCTTGCAATTCGACGCGGAATGTCTCTTTTCAGACAG GGTGATGTTTTAGGGTCTGTTGCGGAGTTTGACAGAGCAATTGAGTTAGACCCTCGTCAAAAGGCGT ATCTTTGGCAAAGGGGCCTCTCACTTTACTACCTTGATAG ATTTGAAGAAGGAGCTGAGCAGTTTCGGTTAGACGTTGCTCAAAATCCAAATGATACAGAAGAGTCCATATGGTGTTTTCTGTGTGAAGCTCAACTATATGGAGTAGATGAAGCTAGGAAGCGATACCTCGAG CTTGTAGCTGCATTCTCTAATAGCAGAGATGGTGAATATTTTTATGCTTCACTCTATGCCGGGCTTTTTTATGAATCTCAG AATGAAAGTGATGCTGCTAAAGTTCATATAGTTGCTGCTTGCCAGTCTTCTTATGGACAAag GTCTGATGATTATATGGCTTCTCTTTCCAAGGTTCACTGTCTTTGTCGAAATTGGATCTTCAGCTGA
- the LOC101491334 gene encoding F-box protein PP2-B15-like: MASRSNIDTLPYDIVSKILSYTSPQDACGFSMVSSTLHSVADSNTLWQSFLPSDYDDIISRTVIPLILQSSSYKHLFYSLCQHPLLLDRGLMSFKLDKSSGKKSYILSARKLSISWSSDPLYWSWRPTPESRFEEAAELRSVSWLEINGKIRTRILTPNTTYAVYLITNVSHRRYGLDSAPAEVSVEVSNKVLNGKAYLYQNIFIEDINNEIRVPSKRDDGWMEIELGEFLCGEADEEVKVSVREVGYQLKGGLIVEGIEVRPKILV, encoded by the exons ATGGCATCTCGCTCCAACATAGACACTCTTCCATACGACATTGTCTCAAAAATTTTGTCCTACACATCACCACAAGACGCGTGTGGATTCTCAATGGTTTCCTCAACTTTGCACTCAGTGGCTGATTCTAACACACTCTGGCAAAGTTTCTTACCCTCTGACTATGATGATATCATCTCAAGAACCGTTATTCCTCTCATTCTTCAATCTTCTTCATATAAACATCTTTTTTACTCTCTATGCCAACATCCCCTTCTCCTAGACAGGGGCCTTatg AGCTTTAAATTGGACAAGTCTTCGGGTAAAAAATCTTATATTCTATCTGCAAGAAAATTGTCAATTTCATGGAGCAGTGATCCATTGTATTGGAGTTGGAGACCAACGCCTGAATCAAG ATTCGAAGAGGCAGCTGAGTTAAGATCAGTGAGCTGGTTAGAAATTAATGGGAAAATAAGGACCCGAATTCTAACACCAAACACAACTTACGCTGTTTATCTCATCACAAATGTTTCTCATCGTCGCTATGGACTTGATTCTGCGCCAGCTGAGGTATCAGTTGAAGTGTCCAACAAAGTACTAAATGGAAAGGCATATTTGTACCAAAACATATTCATCGAAGATATTAATAATGAAATTCGAGTTCCTTCCAAAAGAGATGATGGGTGGATGGAAATTGAATTGGGTGAGTTTTTATGTGGTGAAGCTGATGAGGAGGTTAAGGTTAGTGTTAGGGAGGTTGGTTATCAATTAAAGGGTGGCCTCATTGTTGAAGGAATTGAAGTTAGACCCAAAATTTTGGTTTGA
- the LOC101515653 gene encoding phospholipase D zeta 1 has translation EPASRQCGEPVRIFEELPKAIIVSVSRPETGEISPILLSYTIQLQYKQFKWLLRKKASQVLYLQFALRKRAIIQEFHDKQGQVKEWLHSLGIVDQTVMVQDDEEPDDGAVPIHHEDSTKNRYVPSVAALSIIRPSLGGQQSGADRAKVAMQSYLDLFLGNLEIVNSREVCKFLDVSKLSFLPEYGPKLREGYVMVKHLSNISQDSDVTCFPCHWFHFCDNNWKKVWAVLKPGFLALLDDPFNNKPLDIIMFDILPSSTGKGRTKIYLAESIKERNPLRYTFKVTSGNRSICLRATSSAKVKTWVTAINETGLRPMEGWCYPHRFGSFSPVRGLTVDGSQAQWYVDGQAAFEAIASSIQDAKSEIFITGWWLCPELYMRRPFHSFPTFRLDSLLEEKAKQGVQIYVLLYKEVSIALKINSLYSMRRLLKIHENVRVLRYPDHFASRVYLWSHHEKLVIIDYKICFLGGLDLCFGRYDTPEHKVGDDPSVIWPGKDYYNPRESEPNSWEDTMRDELDRQKYPRMPWHDVHCAIWGPPCRDIARHFVQRWNHAKRTKAPNEHEIPLLMPHHQMVIPHYMGKSKEIDVIGKKEEDNEKEIDRQDSFSSQSPLQDIPLLLPQEADGAVTSSGDYRNSSESSPLLSQNLESETLVPDNQKKGFQDQADSFDLRAQYIVDAVDNWWETPEGTDDATTLEYGEVGPRTTCHCQVIRSVSQWSVGTSQPEESIHTAHCSLIEKAKHFIYIENQFFISGLATDGTIQNRVLEAIYRRILQAHKEQKDFRVIIVIPLLPGFQGGLDDGGAATVRALTHWQYRTISRERHSILHNLEAILGSKAHDYISFYGLRSHGRLYPDGPMATSQVYVHSKLMIIDDRVALIGSSNINDRSLLGSRDSEIGVVIEDKEYVESLMNGKPWKAGKFSHSLRCSLWSEHLGLHNGEISKIIDPVADSTYKDLWSATAKENTRIYHEIFACIPNDQIHSRAALRQNMVQWKEKLGQTTIDLGIAPDKLVCHENGETKVIDPIDRLKCIEGHLVSFPLDFMREEDLRPAVIESEFYVSTQVYH, from the exons GAACCGGCGTCCCGGCAATGCGGCGAACCGGTGAGGATTTTCGAGGAATTGCCAAAAGCCATTATCGTGTCCGTGTCGCGACCAGAGACTGGAGAAATAAGTCCAATCCTACTTTCTTATACTATTCAGTTGCAGTATAAACAG TTCAAGTGGCTTCTAAGGAAGAAAGCATCACAAGTTCTCTATTTACAGTTCGCTTTGCGGAAACGTGCAATCATTCAAGAATTTCATGACAAGCAAGGGCAG GTAAAAGAGTGGCTTCATAGCTTAGGAATAGTAGATCAAACAGTAATGGTGCAAGATGACGAAGAACCGGATGATGGAGCTGTACCTATACATCATGAAGACAGTACTAAAAACAG ATATGTCCCATCTGTTGCTGCTCTATCAATAATCCGTCCATCACTAGGTGGTCAGCAGTCAGGTGCAGATAGAGCCAAAGTTGCAATGCAGAGTTATTTGGATCTTTTTTTAGGAAACCTAGAGATTGTGAATTCTCGAGAG GTCTGCAAGTTTTTGGACGTCTCCAAGCTATCCTTCTTACCAGAGTATGGTCCAAAACTGAGAGAGGGATATGTAATGGTGAAGCATTTGTCAAATATTTCACAGGATTCAGATGTAACATGCTTTCCATGTCATTGGTTTCACTTTTGTGATAACAATTGGAAAAAG GTATGGGCTGTTTTGAAACCTGGGTTTTTGGCCTTGCTGGATGATCCCTTTAACAACAAGCCACTGGATATAATTATGTTTGATATCCTTCCGTCGTCAACTGGAAAGGGACGGACCAAAATATATTTAGCTGAATCTATAAAAGAACGCAATCCTTTGCGCTACACATTTAAG GTTACTAGTGGAAACAGGAGCATATGCTTGAGAGCTACCAGCAGTGCTAAAGTTAAAACTTGGGTTACTGCAATTAATGAAACTGGTCTAAGACCTATGGAGGGTTGGTGTTATCCTCATCGCTTTGGTTCATTTTCTCCGGTAAGAGGTTTGACTGTAGATGGGAGTCAAGCCCAATGGTATGTAGATGGACAAGCAGCATTTGAAGCAATAGCTTCTTCAATTCAAGATGCAAAATCAGAG ATCTTCATAACAGGTTGGTGGCTGTGTCCAGAGCTATACATGAGGCGGCCTTTTCATAGTTTTCCTACCTTTCGGTTAGACTCATTACTGGAAGAGAAAGCTAAACAAGGGGTTCAG ATTTATGTGCTTCTCTACAAGGAGGTTTCTATAGCTTTGAAAATCAACAGCTTGTACAGTATGAGAAGACTGCTCAAAATTCATGAAAACGTGAGGGTATTACGCTATCCCGACCATTTTGCTTCCCGTGTGTATTTATG GTCGCACCATGAAAAACTTGTAATTATTGATTACAAGATTTGCTTTCTTGGAGGATTAGACTTATGCTTTGGACGATATGACACACCTGAACATAAAGTGGGTGATGACCCCTCTGTAATATGGCCTGGAAAGGACTATTACAATCCAAG AGAATCTGAACCAAATTCATGGGAAGACACCATGAGAGACGAATTGGATCGCCAAAAATATCCCCGTATGCCATGGCATGATGTCCATTGTGCTATCTGGGGACCTCCCTGTCGTGACATTGCTCGACACTTTGTTCAACGTTGGAATCATGCTAAG AGAACTAAAGCTCCAAACGAACATGAAATTCCTCTACTTATGCCTCACCATCAAATGGTCATCCCACATTACATGGGAAAAAGCAAAGAGATTGACGTTATTGGAAAGAAGGAAGAAGACAACGAGAAAGAAATTGACAGGCAGGATTCATTCTCCTCACAATCTCCATTGCAAGATATACCGCTACTTCTACCTCAAGAAGCTGATGGAGCAGTGACTTCAAGTGGAGATTATAGAAATTCCAGCGAAAGTTCTCCATTACTGTCCCAAAATCTGGAAAGTGAAACATTAGTTCCAGATAACCAGAAGAAAGGGTTTCAGGATCAAGCTGATTCTTTTGACTTGAGGGCTCAATACATTGTTGATGCTGTAGATAATTGGTGGGAAACACCAGAAGGTACCGATGATGCCACTACTTTGGAATATGGAGAAGTTGGTCCACGTACCACCTGTCACTGTCAG GTAATCAGAAGTGTAAGCCAGTGGTCTGTTGGAACAAGTCAACCTGAAGAAAGCATTCACACTGCACATTGTTCTCTTATTGAAAAGGCAAAGCATTTCATCTACATTGAG AACCAATTTTTCATATCAGGTCTAGCAACGGATGGTACAATACAGAACCGTGTTTTGGAAGCAATATACAGACGTATTTTACAAGCACATAAAGAACAGAAAGATTTTAGAGTTATAATTGTGATACCCCTCTTGCCTGGTTTCCAG GGTGGTCTGGATGATGGTGGTGCTGCAACTGTGAGAGCCTTAACACATTGGCAGTATAGGACAATTTCTAGAGAAAGGCACTCCATATTACACAATCTTGAAGCTATACTTGGTTCGAAGGCACAtgattatatttctttttatggtTTAAGATCTCATGGTAGACTTTATCCAGATGGTCCTATGGCTACAAGTCAG GTATATGTGCACAGTAAGTTGATGATAATTGATGACCGTGTAGCTTTGATTGGATCATCTAATATAAATGACCGGAGTTTGCTTGGATCAAGAGACTCTGAG ATCGGAGTTGTTATAGAAGATAAAGAATATGTTGAATCGTTGATGAATGGAAAGCCGTGGAAGGCTGGGAAATTTTCCCATAGTCTCCGCTGTTCCCTATGGTCTGAGCATCTTGGTCTTCATAATGGAGAG ATCAGTAAAATCATTGATCCAGTGGCTGATTCAACCTACAAGGATTTATGGTCAGCAACCGCAAAG GAAAATACTAGAATCTACCATGAAATCTTTGCTTGCATTCCCAATGATCAGATACACTCAAG AGCTGCACTTCGGCAAAACATGGTCCAATGGAAGGAAAAACTTGGCCAAACGACCATAGATTTGGGAATAGCCCCTGATAAGTTAGTCTGTCATGAGAATGGAGAAACAAAAGTAATAGATCCAATAGATAGATTGAAGTGTATAGAGGGACATCTTGTTTCCTTTCCTTTGGATTTCATGCGAGAGGAAGATTTAAGACCAGCTGTTATTGAGAGTGAGTTTTATGTATCTACTCAAGTATATCATTAA
- the LOC101491022 gene encoding uncharacterized protein isoform X1, whose translation MSIQSMSIIHNLKSATYVFSSSSSSLRNASTFPTQLSFKVPIFCSNSSPLSRRIFLPSVSGIWDALTGGGNNNTHVAVLAIRRGMSLFRQGDVLGSVAEFDRAIELDPRQKAYLWQRGLSLYYLDRFEEGAEQFRLDVAQNPNDTEESIWCFLCEAQLYGVDEARKRYLEVGIDPRPVMREAYNMFKHGGDPEKLVAAFSNSRDGEYFYASLYAGLFYESQNESDAAKVHIVAACQSSYGQRSDDYMASLSKVHCLCRNWIFS comes from the exons ATGTCTATACAGTCCATGTCCATTATCCACAACCTTAAATCCGCCACCTATGTCttctcttcctcttcctcttctTTGCGCAACGCTTCCACATTCCCGACTCAATTATCTTTCAAAGTACCCATCTTTTGCTCCAATTCTTCACCTCTTTCTCGTAGAATCTTCCTTCCATCGGTTTCCGGCATCTGGGACGCCTTGACCGGCGGCGGCAATAACAATACCCACGTAGCCGTTCTTGCAATTCGACGCGGAATGTCTCTTTTCAGACAG GGTGATGTTTTAGGGTCTGTTGCGGAGTTTGACAGAGCAATTGAGTTAGACCCTCGTCAAAAGGCGT ATCTTTGGCAAAGGGGCCTCTCACTTTACTACCTTGATAG ATTTGAAGAAGGAGCTGAGCAGTTTCGGTTAGACGTTGCTCAAAATCCAAATGATACAGAAGAGTCCATATGGTGTTTTCTGTGTGAAGCTCAACTATATGGAGTAGATGAAGCTAGGAAGCGATACCTCGAG GTTGGCATTGATCCAAGGCCAGTCATGAGGGAAGCATATAACATGTTTAAACATGGTGGGGATCCTGAAAAG CTTGTAGCTGCATTCTCTAATAGCAGAGATGGTGAATATTTTTATGCTTCACTCTATGCCGGGCTTTTTTATGAATCTCAG AATGAAAGTGATGCTGCTAAAGTTCATATAGTTGCTGCTTGCCAGTCTTCTTATGGACAAag GTCTGATGATTATATGGCTTCTCTTTCCAAGGTTCACTGTCTTTGTCGAAATTGGATCTTCAGCTGA